A region of Pyxidicoccus parkwaysis DNA encodes the following proteins:
- a CDS encoding GTP pyrophosphokinase produces the protein MATKAERPQNKASKILEEYKAQHRKYEVFAARISELLETVFQRENIRLHSINHRAKDPDSLEGKVTRPDKSYQKLEDITDLAGIRIITHFSDQVDQIARVIEREFNTDATRSVDKRAERSLDSFGYTSVHKICSLKPPRTELREYDQFKGLFCEIQIRSILQHAWAEIEHDLGYKSVAAPPKSLTRRFSQLAALLELADDEFTRVRNELHSYSSDVKADIASQPQRIGIDNVTLQIFIDSDPLLREVELESVRAISKPLKQVPSDDRSAVANIWAHRLRQAGIENIEELRTFLSERRQQVAMFCEIYGSTARHYHSGFSLHFLSLLKVGQIADPEAMLQKLNDMGFSKEESHRYRDELVDFYGHYATR, from the coding sequence ATGGCCACGAAGGCAGAACGCCCACAGAACAAAGCCTCAAAAATCCTCGAAGAGTACAAGGCGCAACACAGGAAGTACGAGGTATTTGCAGCCCGAATCAGCGAGCTGCTTGAGACGGTATTCCAAAGAGAGAATATTCGCCTCCACTCAATCAACCACCGAGCAAAAGACCCCGACAGCCTGGAGGGAAAGGTCACAAGGCCAGATAAGTCATATCAAAAACTTGAAGACATCACCGACTTGGCGGGAATTAGAATAATCACACACTTTAGCGATCAAGTAGACCAAATCGCACGCGTCATCGAACGTGAATTCAACACCGACGCCACGCGTTCTGTTGACAAGCGCGCAGAGCGATCATTGGATTCCTTTGGATATACGTCGGTCCACAAGATTTGTTCGCTCAAGCCACCTCGCACAGAGTTGAGGGAATACGATCAGTTCAAGGGACTATTCTGTGAAATCCAGATCCGATCGATATTGCAACACGCTTGGGCAGAAATCGAGCATGACCTCGGATACAAGTCGGTCGCCGCACCGCCCAAGTCACTTACTCGCCGCTTCTCGCAACTCGCCGCACTGCTTGAACTGGCGGATGATGAATTCACGCGCGTTAGGAACGAACTCCATAGCTATTCCTCAGACGTAAAGGCCGACATCGCCTCGCAACCTCAACGAATCGGAATCGACAATGTGACCTTGCAGATTTTCATCGATTCGGATCCGCTGCTTCGTGAGGTTGAACTCGAATCCGTCAGAGCAATCAGCAAGCCCCTCAAGCAAGTTCCGTCAGACGACCGTAGCGCAGTCGCAAACATCTGGGCCCACCGACTACGCCAAGCCGGTATCGAGAATATTGAAGAACTTCGCACGTTTCTGAGCGAGCGCCGTCAACAGGTAGCCATGTTTTGTGAGATATACGGAAGCACCGCAAGGCATTATCACTCCGGGTTTTCTCTTCACTTCTTATCACTACTGAAGGTAGGACAAATTGCAGACCCAGAAGCTATGCTTCAAAAGCTGAACGACATGGGATTCTCGAAGGAAGAGTCACACAGGTATCGCGACGAACTTGTTGATTTCTACGGTCATTACGCAACTCGATAG
- a CDS encoding sulfurtransferase, whose amino-acid sequence MTDASFPTVIISVPELQAMRGDPRLVVLEVKMKPVGVAATSAPESAPARIPGAHVFDLDGAFSDHAQSLPHMMPAPSDFEREARRLGVNRDSLVVVYDRVGLYSSPRAWWMFKAMGHAQVAVLDGGLPAWIEAGHPTSTDAAHIAREGDFVAKPVGNAFCDAETVERALNDANYAVLDARSQGRFEGRDPEPRAGLRQGHMPNAVNLPFMDVQVKGHAKSPSELKALFESKVGSRRKLVFSCGSSVTACVDALAATLAGYSDIQVYDGSWSEWGLPSRRSVVP is encoded by the coding sequence ATGACTGACGCCAGTTTTCCGACTGTGATCATCTCTGTGCCCGAACTTCAGGCGATGCGCGGCGATCCGCGCCTTGTGGTCCTGGAAGTGAAGATGAAGCCCGTCGGCGTAGCTGCTACCTCCGCGCCCGAGAGCGCTCCCGCGCGGATTCCCGGCGCCCACGTCTTTGACCTCGACGGTGCCTTCAGCGACCATGCGCAGTCCCTGCCGCACATGATGCCGGCGCCTTCGGACTTCGAACGCGAGGCGCGCAGGCTCGGCGTCAACCGCGACAGCCTCGTGGTCGTCTACGACCGGGTCGGTCTGTATTCCAGCCCGAGGGCCTGGTGGATGTTCAAGGCGATGGGGCATGCCCAGGTGGCCGTGCTCGATGGCGGCCTGCCAGCGTGGATCGAAGCGGGGCATCCGACGTCGACGGATGCGGCTCACATCGCTCGCGAGGGCGACTTCGTCGCGAAGCCAGTGGGAAATGCATTCTGTGACGCGGAGACCGTTGAACGGGCCCTGAACGACGCGAACTACGCCGTGCTCGACGCCCGCTCACAGGGACGCTTCGAGGGACGCGATCCGGAACCGCGCGCGGGTCTGCGTCAGGGCCACATGCCCAACGCCGTGAATCTGCCCTTCATGGACGTGCAAGTGAAGGGACACGCAAAGAGCCCGAGCGAGCTCAAAGCCCTCTTTGAGAGCAAGGTCGGCTCACGCCGTAAGCTCGTGTTCAGTTGCGGCTCCAGTGTCACGGCCTGCGTGGACGCACTCGCGGCGACGCTCGCGGGCTACTCGGACATCCAAGTGTACGACGGCTCGTGGAGCGAGTGGGGCCTGCCGTCGAGACGGTCCGTGGTGCCATAG
- a CDS encoding acyl-CoA dehydrogenase family protein has product MNLELTETQTLIRDTARKFARERVAPQARTLDREERFPTELYKEMGELGLLGVNIPAKYGGSEAGVVSYSLAMMEMAAADASTAVTMAVTNMCAELINAFGTDAQREKYVTKLTSGEAIAGSFALSEPHAGSDPGAMLTSAVKRGDTYVLNGTKQWITSGAYAGVMVVWARTAPTGNKGLSCFIVEGGTKGLIIGKHEDKMGLRSSNTVALTFEDCEIPAENLLGSEGQGFRLAMTALDGGRIGIASQACGVGRAALEAAVAYAKDRKAFGQAIGEFQAPRFMMADMKTQLEAAELLTLRAAYLKEQGQPFSREASMAKLFASEMSNKVADKAVQLHGGYGYIDEFPVERYFRDARVQTIYEGTSEVQRMVIARETFKLLG; this is encoded by the coding sequence GTGAACCTCGAGCTGACCGAGACCCAGACGCTGATTCGCGACACCGCCCGCAAGTTCGCGCGCGAGCGCGTGGCCCCGCAGGCCCGCACCCTGGACCGTGAGGAGCGCTTCCCCACGGAGCTCTACAAGGAGATGGGCGAGTTGGGGCTGCTCGGGGTGAACATCCCGGCGAAGTACGGCGGCTCGGAGGCGGGCGTCGTCTCCTACTCGCTGGCCATGATGGAGATGGCAGCGGCGGACGCGTCCACGGCCGTCACCATGGCCGTGACGAACATGTGCGCGGAGCTCATCAACGCCTTCGGCACCGACGCGCAGCGCGAGAAGTACGTCACGAAGCTGACCTCGGGCGAGGCGATTGCCGGCTCCTTCGCGCTGTCCGAGCCGCACGCGGGCTCGGACCCGGGGGCCATGCTCACCTCGGCGGTGAAGCGCGGGGACACGTATGTCCTCAACGGCACCAAGCAGTGGATTACGTCGGGTGCCTACGCGGGCGTCATGGTGGTGTGGGCGCGCACGGCGCCGACGGGGAACAAGGGCCTGTCGTGCTTCATCGTGGAGGGTGGGACGAAGGGTCTCATCATCGGGAAGCACGAGGACAAGATGGGCCTGCGCTCCTCGAACACGGTGGCGCTGACGTTCGAGGACTGTGAGATTCCGGCGGAGAACCTCCTGGGCTCGGAGGGGCAGGGCTTCCGGCTGGCGATGACGGCGCTGGACGGTGGGCGCATCGGCATCGCCTCGCAGGCGTGCGGCGTGGGCCGCGCGGCGCTGGAGGCGGCGGTGGCGTACGCGAAGGACCGCAAGGCCTTCGGCCAGGCGATTGGCGAGTTCCAGGCGCCGCGCTTCATGATGGCGGACATGAAGACGCAGCTCGAGGCGGCGGAATTGCTGACGCTGCGCGCGGCGTACCTGAAGGAGCAGGGCCAGCCCTTCTCGCGCGAGGCTTCCATGGCGAAGCTGTTCGCCAGCGAGATGAGCAACAAGGTGGCCGACAAGGCCGTGCAGCTTCACGGCGGCTACGGCTACATCGACGAGTTCCCCGTCGAGCGGTACTTCCGCGACGCGCGCGTGCAGACCATCTACGAGGGCACCAGCGAGGTGCAGCGGATGGTGATTGCCCGCGAGACGTTCAAGCTGCTGGGCTGA
- a CDS encoding enoyl-CoA hydratase-related protein encodes MAYENIRLEQDGAVATLFIDRPKALNALNSKTLQEMEAALGSIGTDVRVLIVTGGGEKAFVAGADIAEMAALSETQAQEFGALGHRVMAALEALPIPTIAAVNGFALGGGCELALACDLIYASEKAKLGLPEVGLGVIPGFGGTQRLTRAVGRARAKELIFTGERIDAVKAKELGLVLEVLAPEALLPHCREVAAKMLKNGPLAIAKAKRVIEQGADQDLRVANELERKTFGELFGSADQREGMKAFLEKRPASFTGK; translated from the coding sequence ATGGCCTACGAGAACATCCGGCTGGAGCAGGACGGCGCAGTAGCAACGCTCTTCATCGACCGTCCCAAGGCGCTCAACGCCCTCAACAGCAAGACGCTGCAGGAGATGGAGGCCGCGCTGGGCTCCATCGGCACGGACGTGCGCGTGCTCATCGTCACCGGCGGTGGCGAGAAGGCCTTCGTCGCCGGCGCGGACATCGCGGAGATGGCGGCGCTGAGCGAGACGCAGGCGCAGGAGTTCGGCGCGCTCGGCCACCGCGTGATGGCCGCGCTGGAGGCGCTGCCCATTCCGACCATCGCGGCCGTCAACGGCTTCGCGCTCGGCGGCGGGTGCGAGCTGGCCCTGGCGTGCGACCTCATCTACGCGTCGGAGAAGGCGAAGCTCGGCCTGCCCGAGGTGGGCCTGGGCGTCATCCCCGGCTTCGGCGGCACGCAGCGCCTCACCCGCGCGGTGGGCCGCGCTCGCGCCAAGGAGCTCATCTTCACCGGCGAGCGCATCGACGCGGTGAAGGCGAAGGAGCTGGGCCTCGTGCTGGAGGTGCTCGCCCCCGAGGCGCTGCTGCCGCACTGCCGCGAGGTGGCCGCGAAGATGCTCAAGAACGGCCCGCTCGCCATCGCCAAGGCCAAGCGCGTCATCGAGCAGGGCGCGGACCAGGACCTGCGCGTCGCCAACGAGCTGGAGCGCAAGACGTTCGGCGAGCTGTTCGGCTCGGCGGACCAGCGCGAGGGCATGAAGGCCTTCCTGGAGAAGCGCCCCGCGTCCTTCACCGGGAAGTGA
- a CDS encoding ADP-ribosylglycohydrolase family protein, whose product MLLDLAIGDAYGAGFEYASEMMQHNDLSRYVQHPLHLSIRPGMYTDDTQMSLAIAEAIVDGDPWRPSNLATRFVQVFQRDPREGYAQRFQEFLQTVRDGQDFLDRIHGDSDKSGAAMRAGPLGVFGSPSEVIRRCTIQAAITHNTPDGINAACAAALMVHYCLYRIGPKAEVGEFIQEHVPGQWIMSWHGKVDSKGWMSVRAAITALARNDSMSALLKDCVAFGGDVDTVAAMALAAGSCCEEIEQNLPQHLIDGLENGPYGRDYIRALDERLIQFANS is encoded by the coding sequence ATGCTGCTCGATCTGGCCATCGGCGATGCCTACGGCGCGGGATTCGAATACGCGTCGGAGATGATGCAGCACAACGACCTGTCGCGGTACGTGCAGCATCCCCTTCATCTGAGCATCCGGCCCGGCATGTACACCGACGACACGCAGATGAGCCTCGCCATCGCCGAGGCCATCGTCGACGGTGACCCGTGGAGGCCGAGCAACCTCGCCACGCGCTTCGTGCAGGTCTTCCAGCGCGACCCGCGCGAGGGCTATGCCCAGCGCTTCCAGGAGTTCCTCCAGACGGTGCGGGACGGGCAGGACTTCCTGGACCGCATCCACGGCGACAGCGACAAGAGCGGAGCCGCGATGCGTGCCGGGCCGCTGGGCGTGTTCGGTTCACCCAGCGAGGTCATCCGCCGCTGCACCATCCAGGCCGCCATCACGCACAACACGCCGGATGGCATCAACGCGGCCTGTGCCGCGGCGCTGATGGTGCATTACTGCCTGTATCGGATTGGGCCGAAGGCCGAAGTAGGGGAGTTCATCCAGGAGCACGTGCCGGGCCAGTGGATCATGTCGTGGCACGGCAAGGTCGACTCCAAGGGCTGGATGAGTGTGCGTGCGGCAATCACGGCACTAGCTCGCAATGACTCGATGAGCGCACTGCTGAAGGACTGTGTCGCCTTCGGCGGAGATGTCGACACCGTGGCGGCCATGGCACTCGCGGCGGGCTCGTGCTGTGAGGAGATCGAACAGAACCTTCCTCAGCACCTGATCGACGGGCTGGAAAACGGCCCCTACGGCCGGGACTACATCCGGGCGCTGGATGAGCGGCTGATTCAGTTCGCGAACTCTTGA
- a CDS encoding 3-hydroxyacyl-CoA dehydrogenase family protein, producing the protein MKTEHIVVVGAGQMGAGIAQVALQAGLRVTLADVSKEGLAKGAERIKGGLKKLVEKGKLDEAKRAAAEANLVTLTDVKQAKDVDFAVEAVTENEDLKRRIFQDLDSVVRPGGILATNTSSIPITRIAASTKRPESVIGMHFMNPVPVMQLVELIRGAATSDETYNTTRALSEKMGKTTVVSKDYPGFIVNRILIPMLNEACFALMEGLGSVEDIDTAMKLGTNQPMGPLQLADFIGLDTVLYIAEVLHKGLGDSKYRPSPLLRQYVDAGWYGKKSGRGFYKY; encoded by the coding sequence GTGAAGACGGAGCATATCGTCGTCGTCGGGGCGGGGCAGATGGGCGCGGGCATCGCGCAGGTGGCACTGCAGGCCGGTCTGCGCGTCACGCTGGCGGACGTGTCCAAGGAAGGCCTCGCCAAGGGCGCCGAGCGCATCAAGGGCGGCCTGAAGAAGCTCGTCGAGAAGGGCAAGCTGGACGAGGCCAAGCGCGCCGCCGCCGAGGCCAACCTCGTCACCCTCACGGACGTGAAGCAGGCCAAGGACGTGGACTTCGCCGTCGAGGCCGTGACGGAGAACGAGGACCTCAAGCGCCGCATCTTCCAGGACCTCGATAGCGTCGTGCGCCCGGGCGGCATCCTCGCCACCAACACCTCGTCCATTCCGATTACCCGCATCGCGGCGTCCACCAAGCGCCCCGAGTCCGTCATCGGCATGCACTTCATGAACCCGGTGCCGGTGATGCAGCTCGTGGAGCTCATCCGCGGCGCGGCCACGTCCGACGAGACGTACAACACCACGCGCGCCCTCTCCGAGAAGATGGGCAAGACGACGGTGGTGTCCAAGGACTACCCGGGCTTCATCGTCAACCGCATCCTCATCCCCATGCTCAACGAGGCCTGCTTCGCGCTGATGGAGGGCCTGGGCTCGGTGGAGGACATCGACACCGCGATGAAGCTGGGCACCAACCAGCCCATGGGCCCGCTGCAGCTCGCGGACTTCATCGGCCTGGACACCGTGCTCTACATCGCCGAGGTGCTGCACAAGGGCCTCGGTGACTCCAAGTACCGCCCGAGCCCGCTGCTCCGTCAGTACGTGGACGCCGGCTGGTACGGCAAGAAGAGCGGCCGCGGCTTCTACAAGTACTAA
- a CDS encoding AgmX/PglI C-terminal domain-containing protein — protein MKRVLLPAVLLVSAVALAQGAPAKKSSGGKPAQAPATAPAKSEGPDVEHMPFTPDSIKQVVAHNQGRIQECYEDHMAEKDKKVEGRLMTTFTIDANGLVKKAKVVKKSSTLKDPGLHDCVVSVLSSMTFPKPPDGADHPIEYPFNLKAIE, from the coding sequence ATGAAGCGGGTCCTCCTCCCTGCGGTCCTTCTTGTCTCGGCGGTGGCGCTCGCGCAGGGCGCTCCCGCGAAGAAGTCCTCCGGCGGGAAGCCCGCCCAGGCTCCGGCCACGGCCCCCGCGAAGAGCGAGGGGCCGGACGTGGAGCACATGCCCTTCACCCCGGACTCCATCAAGCAGGTCGTCGCGCACAACCAGGGTCGCATCCAGGAGTGCTACGAGGACCACATGGCGGAGAAGGACAAGAAGGTGGAGGGCCGGCTGATGACGACCTTCACCATCGACGCCAACGGGCTGGTGAAGAAGGCGAAGGTGGTGAAGAAGTCGAGCACGCTGAAGGACCCGGGCCTGCACGACTGCGTGGTGTCGGTGCTGTCGTCCATGACGTTCCCCAAGCCTCCGGACGGCGCGGACCACCCCATCGAGTACCCGTTCAACCTCAAGGCCATCGAGTAG
- a CDS encoding acyl-CoA dehydrogenase — protein sequence MNFELTDIQREIQRMTREFAAKELIPNARKWDETHAWPSDAVKKLAELSLLGVAVPENQGGAGLDNVCYAIAMEEISRGCASTGVIMSVNNSLYCDPVMKYGTDAQKEQFLAPFARGEKLGCFGLTEPEAGSDAAAQKTVAVKRGDEYVINGSKNWITNGPKADAIVLFTMTDKAKGNKGITAFLVPTNTPGFIRAEPDKKMGISAAWSCSMFFEDMRVPAKNILGKEGDGFKIAMSTLDGGRIGIASQALGIARAAYEEAVRYSGERKSFGKPIREHQAIQFMIADMATEIDAARLLVWRAALMKDKGVRHSPESAMAKLYASEMASRVANKALQVHGGMGYSKEMDAERHVRDARITEIYEGTSEIQRIVISANLLKE from the coding sequence ATGAACTTCGAGCTGACCGACATCCAGCGCGAAATCCAGCGGATGACCCGCGAGTTCGCCGCCAAGGAGCTCATCCCCAACGCCCGCAAGTGGGATGAAACGCACGCGTGGCCGTCGGACGCCGTGAAGAAGCTCGCTGAGTTGTCGCTGCTGGGCGTGGCCGTCCCCGAGAACCAGGGCGGCGCCGGCCTGGACAACGTCTGTTACGCCATCGCCATGGAGGAGATCAGCCGCGGCTGTGCCTCCACCGGCGTCATCATGAGCGTGAACAACTCGCTCTACTGCGACCCGGTGATGAAGTACGGCACCGACGCGCAGAAGGAGCAGTTCCTCGCGCCCTTCGCCCGGGGCGAGAAGCTCGGCTGCTTCGGCCTCACCGAGCCCGAGGCCGGCTCCGACGCCGCCGCCCAGAAGACCGTCGCGGTGAAGCGCGGTGACGAGTACGTCATCAACGGCTCCAAGAACTGGATCACCAACGGCCCGAAGGCGGACGCCATCGTCCTCTTCACGATGACGGACAAGGCGAAGGGCAACAAGGGCATCACCGCGTTCCTCGTGCCCACCAACACCCCCGGCTTCATCCGCGCCGAGCCCGACAAGAAGATGGGCATCAGCGCCGCCTGGTCCTGCTCCATGTTCTTCGAGGACATGCGCGTGCCGGCGAAGAACATCCTGGGCAAGGAGGGCGACGGCTTCAAGATCGCCATGAGCACGCTGGACGGCGGCCGCATCGGCATCGCCTCGCAGGCGCTCGGCATCGCGCGCGCGGCGTACGAGGAGGCGGTGCGCTACTCCGGTGAGCGCAAGTCCTTCGGCAAGCCCATCCGCGAGCACCAGGCCATCCAGTTCATGATTGCCGACATGGCCACGGAGATCGACGCGGCCCGCCTGCTGGTATGGCGCGCGGCGCTGATGAAGGACAAGGGCGTGCGTCACAGCCCGGAGAGCGCCATGGCCAAGCTGTACGCCTCCGAGATGGCCAGCCGCGTGGCGAACAAGGCCCTCCAGGTGCACGGCGGCATGGGCTACAGCAAGGAGATGGACGCCGAGCGCCACGTGCGCGACGCGCGCATCACCGAAATCTACGAGGGGACGAGCGAGATTCAGCGCATCGTCATCTCCGCCAACCTGTTGAAGGAGTAG
- a CDS encoding sterol desaturase family protein, producing MNALLSPAVRTDLGKRAGVTAGLLGVLCIFAEFCFLFPHLLVTNDARGFYADHIGVFRAILQGSIVLTFALGMLSVLTLRSKAHGGIAMALALVALLMGGAEAEPLTHQARAFSAGLDYFVLELLVLGLLFIPMERLWAQTEQPIFRLGWQTDLKHLFISHMGVQLVSFATLIPAQVFFAWAVKLEFQATVASQPLWLQFFEILFVVDLVSYWVHRAFHHFPWMWKFHAIHHSSLHMDWLASSRSHLVDVLVNRTLAFVPVFILGFAPPAIYAYLVFVSFHAVYIHANVNHRWPVLRWVFATPEFHHWHHTSDDEGIDKNFAVFLSFIDWMFGTAYLPTHMPKKYGTTKFQPPETYLGQLAYPFQKHEETPYG from the coding sequence TTGAACGCCCTTCTCTCCCCCGCCGTCCGCACGGACCTCGGCAAGCGCGCCGGTGTCACGGCCGGCCTGCTCGGCGTGCTGTGCATCTTCGCCGAGTTCTGCTTCCTCTTCCCGCACCTGCTGGTGACGAACGACGCCCGGGGCTTCTACGCCGACCACATCGGCGTCTTCCGCGCCATCCTCCAGGGTTCCATCGTCCTCACCTTCGCGCTGGGCATGCTGAGCGTGCTCACGCTGCGCTCCAAGGCGCACGGTGGCATCGCCATGGCGCTCGCGCTGGTGGCGCTGCTGATGGGCGGTGCCGAGGCCGAGCCCCTCACGCATCAGGCGCGGGCCTTCAGCGCGGGCCTGGACTACTTCGTCCTCGAGCTGCTGGTGCTGGGCCTGCTCTTCATCCCCATGGAGCGGCTGTGGGCGCAGACGGAGCAGCCGATTTTCAGGCTCGGCTGGCAGACGGACCTGAAGCACCTCTTCATCAGCCACATGGGCGTGCAGCTCGTCTCCTTCGCCACGCTGATTCCGGCGCAGGTCTTCTTCGCCTGGGCGGTGAAGCTGGAGTTCCAGGCCACGGTGGCCTCGCAGCCGCTGTGGCTCCAGTTCTTCGAAATCCTCTTCGTCGTGGACCTGGTGAGCTACTGGGTGCACCGCGCCTTCCACCACTTCCCGTGGATGTGGAAGTTCCACGCCATCCACCACTCCAGCCTGCACATGGACTGGTTGGCCAGCTCGCGCTCGCACCTGGTGGACGTGCTGGTGAATCGCACGCTGGCCTTCGTGCCGGTGTTCATCCTCGGCTTCGCGCCACCGGCCATCTACGCGTACCTCGTCTTCGTGTCCTTCCACGCCGTGTACATCCACGCCAACGTGAATCACCGCTGGCCGGTGCTGCGCTGGGTGTTCGCCACGCCCGAGTTCCACCACTGGCACCACACGTCCGACGACGAGGGCATCGACAAGAACTTCGCCGTCTTCCTCTCCTTCATCGACTGGATGTTCGGCACGGCGTACCTGCCCACGCACATGCCGAAGAAGTACGGCACCACGAAGTTCCAGCCGCCGGAGACGTACCTCGGCCAGCTCGCGTACCCCTTCCAGAAGCACGAGGAGACGCCGTACGGGTAG
- the apbC gene encoding iron-sulfur cluster carrier protein ApbC codes for MSVSEADVLAAMSKVMDPELHVDLVKAGMVKDIRVAGDSVKLKIELTTPACPLKGKIQADAEAALKAVPGLKTFDIEWGAQVRAAGGGVPGGALLPKVKNVILVGAGKGGVGKSTVALNLATALAQHGAKVGLLDADFYGPSVPLMTGLSDKKPVSPDGKSLDPLLAHGLKVMSIGFLVEADQALIWRGPMLHGALMQLVRDVNWGELDYLVLDLPPGTGDVALSLSQSIRAAGAVLVTTPQDVALADVVRAKQMFDKVHIPVLGIVENMSQFVCPNCSHVTPIFNHGGGRKAAEMFGIPFLGEIPLDLKVRESGDSGVPVVVGAKDSPEAKAFLEVARNVAGRVSTQSMKSVPLPVVQAR; via the coding sequence ATGAGCGTTTCCGAGGCGGACGTCCTCGCGGCGATGTCGAAGGTCATGGACCCCGAGCTTCACGTGGACCTCGTGAAGGCGGGGATGGTGAAGGACATCCGCGTCGCGGGCGACTCGGTGAAGCTCAAGATCGAGCTCACCACCCCGGCCTGTCCCCTCAAGGGCAAGATCCAGGCGGACGCCGAGGCCGCCCTCAAGGCCGTCCCCGGCCTCAAGACGTTCGACATCGAGTGGGGCGCCCAGGTCCGCGCGGCCGGCGGCGGTGTCCCCGGTGGCGCGCTCCTCCCCAAGGTGAAGAACGTCATCCTCGTCGGCGCCGGCAAGGGCGGCGTCGGCAAGAGCACCGTGGCCCTCAACCTCGCCACCGCGCTCGCCCAGCACGGCGCCAAGGTGGGCCTGCTCGACGCCGACTTCTACGGCCCCTCCGTGCCCCTCATGACGGGCCTGTCCGACAAGAAGCCCGTCAGCCCGGACGGCAAGTCGCTCGACCCGCTCCTCGCCCACGGCCTCAAGGTCATGTCCATCGGCTTCCTCGTCGAGGCGGACCAGGCCCTCATCTGGCGCGGCCCCATGCTTCACGGCGCGCTGATGCAGCTCGTGCGCGATGTGAATTGGGGCGAGCTCGACTACCTCGTCCTCGACCTGCCCCCGGGCACCGGTGACGTGGCCCTGTCCCTGTCCCAGTCCATCCGCGCCGCGGGCGCCGTGCTGGTGACGACGCCGCAGGACGTGGCCCTGGCCGACGTGGTCCGCGCCAAGCAGATGTTCGACAAGGTCCACATCCCCGTGCTGGGAATCGTGGAGAACATGAGCCAGTTCGTCTGCCCGAACTGCTCGCATGTCACGCCCATCTTCAACCACGGCGGCGGCCGCAAGGCGGCGGAGATGTTCGGCATCCCATTCCTCGGAGAGATTCCGCTGGATCTCAAGGTGCGCGAGTCCGGAGACTCGGGGGTCCCGGTGGTGGTGGGCGCGAAGGACAGCCCGGAGGCGAAGGCCTTCCTGGAGGTCGCTCGCAATGTCGCGGGCCGCGTCTCCACGCAGAGCATGAAGAGCGTGCCGCTGCCGGTGGTGCAGGCCCGATAA